A window of Dehalogenimonas sp. WBC-2 genomic DNA:
TTTCATTGACCCCTCCAGACACGCTTTCGGTTAATGATAGTTAGAGAGATATCTGCTCCTGTTTTTCTCCGGTCCGTACCGTAAATACCTCTTCGACACTTGAAATAAATATCTTGCCGTCTCCGAAATTTCCTGTTTCACCGGTTCTTGCCGACTTTGTGACGGTTTCCACTACCAGATCCTTATCTTTATCGTCCACGACTAACAAGAGGAGTACTTTGGGTAGTTCATC
This region includes:
- a CDS encoding nitrogen regulatory protein P-II encodes the protein MIMIRAIVRPEKDDEVLAALLEAGFPAVTKMDVYGRGKQRGMRVGTATYDELPKVLLLLVVDDKDKDLVVETVTKSARTGETGNFGDGKIFISSVEEVFTVRTGEKQEQISL